Proteins encoded in a region of the Clostridium beijerinckii genome:
- a CDS encoding response regulator transcription factor produces the protein MDGVTTKVLIVDDDENISEVIDMYLKSSGYNTKIALNGKEAQEFYLEYNPDIVLLDVMIPYIDGIDILKWIRKQKETPVIMITAKGDTFDKVLALEIGADDYIVKPFEPKELLARVKAVLRRYSSENIKNEVIKLSDLSIDSTSYKVIYNEEEIKMPPKEFELLYYLANNKNKVFTREQLLCEVWGYDYPGDSRTVDVHIKRLREKLSSGEQWEIQTVWGVGYKFEVN, from the coding sequence GTGGATGGAGTTACAACCAAGGTTCTGATTGTGGATGATGATGAAAACATTAGTGAAGTGATAGACATGTATTTAAAAAGCTCTGGATATAATACAAAAATAGCCTTGAATGGTAAAGAGGCTCAAGAATTTTATTTAGAATATAATCCAGATATTGTCTTGCTTGATGTTATGATACCGTATATAGATGGAATTGATATTCTAAAATGGATACGAAAACAGAAGGAAACTCCAGTTATAATGATTACAGCAAAGGGAGACACCTTTGATAAGGTTTTAGCACTAGAAATTGGTGCAGATGATTATATAGTAAAACCTTTTGAACCTAAAGAATTATTAGCGAGAGTAAAAGCTGTATTAAGGAGATATTCTTCAGAGAATATTAAAAATGAAGTAATAAAATTAAGTGATTTATCAATAGATTCAACTTCATATAAGGTTATATATAATGAAGAAGAAATAAAAATGCCACCAAAGGAATTTGAATTATTATATTACTTGGCTAATAATAAAAACAAAGTCTTTACGAGAGAACAATTACTTTGTGAAGTGTGGGGATATGATTATCCGGGAGATTCTAGAACTGTAGATGTTCATATAAAAAGATTAAGGGAAAAATTAAGTAGTGGAGAACAGTGGGAAATCCAAACAGTATGGGGTGTTGGTTATAAATTTGAGGTAAATTAA
- a CDS encoding sensor histidine kinase, protein MKKSGSLLQKLIITFIVILTIVLVSLAWLLSIWFRITYFTEKKMQFQKDGEYISESIKAYNSDKNSLEYDKLQAIVDMSSVGANADITVSDKFDNIYIYSKASSTKEIDNKPENIENSKDSLLNGKPVEYIGDRYTYIYPILKDDEFQGYIVMTAPLSTIGKQLHRIYLIVWISALGAMVFASVVLSLVSKKILINPLAEINKAAKRFANGEVNKRVHIESCDEIGELASSFNIMAESLEKVENNRRDFISNVSHELRSPITSIKGFIAGIIDGVIPRDKEGYYLDIVYSEIKRLTRLINDLLDLSAIESGKLKFNMKKIDINELIRLCVINNEQKIREKQIMLKVDLKDQNCYVKADEDKTMQVMTNLLDNAIKYCGNNGIIRISTYSKGSKVFVEIYNNGPKIADEEIRHIWNRFYKSDKSRTNKVSTGLGLPIVRMIIMQQGEEVWVKNHPNIGVTFTFSLTKYKNNKIR, encoded by the coding sequence ATGAAAAAGAGTGGAAGCTTACTTCAAAAACTTATAATAACATTTATAGTTATTTTGACTATTGTTTTAGTTTCATTAGCTTGGCTATTATCTATATGGTTTAGAATAACATATTTTACTGAAAAGAAGATGCAGTTTCAGAAAGATGGAGAGTATATATCCGAATCTATAAAAGCATACAATTCTGACAAAAATTCATTGGAATATGATAAATTACAGGCTATAGTGGATATGTCAAGTGTTGGAGCAAATGCTGATATTACTGTTTCTGATAAGTTCGATAATATATATATATATTCTAAAGCGTCAAGTACTAAGGAGATAGACAATAAACCAGAGAATATAGAGAATAGTAAAGATTCTTTACTTAATGGAAAGCCAGTAGAGTATATTGGAGACCGTTACACCTATATATATCCAATATTAAAAGATGATGAATTTCAAGGATATATTGTCATGACAGCTCCTTTATCAACAATAGGTAAACAGTTGCATAGAATATATCTTATTGTATGGATATCGGCATTAGGAGCAATGGTATTTGCATCTGTAGTTTTATCATTAGTTTCAAAGAAAATATTGATTAATCCTTTAGCTGAAATAAACAAGGCGGCCAAAAGGTTTGCTAATGGAGAAGTTAATAAAAGAGTTCATATAGAATCGTGTGATGAGATTGGTGAGCTGGCAAGTTCATTTAATATAATGGCGGAGTCTTTGGAAAAGGTTGAGAATAATAGAAGAGATTTTATATCAAATGTTTCCCATGAGTTGAGATCACCAATAACTTCTATAAAGGGATTTATTGCCGGAATAATAGATGGAGTGATTCCAAGGGATAAAGAAGGATATTATCTAGACATAGTATATAGTGAGATAAAAAGACTTACAAGATTAATTAATGATTTACTGGATTTATCAGCTATTGAATCAGGTAAATTAAAATTCAATATGAAAAAGATCGATATAAATGAGTTAATTAGATTATGTGTTATAAATAATGAACAAAAGATAAGAGAAAAGCAAATAATGTTAAAAGTAGATTTGAAAGATCAGAATTGTTATGTAAAAGCGGATGAAGATAAGACAATGCAAGTCATGACTAATTTATTAGATAATGCAATAAAATACTGCGGAAACAATGGAATTATAAGAATTAGTACATATTCCAAGGGTTCTAAAGTATTTGTTGAGATATATAATAATGGACCTAAAATTGCAGATGAAGAAATAAGGCATATATGGAATAGATTTTATAAATCAGATAAGTCTAGAACAAACAAAGTTAGTACTGGACTCGGATTGCCAATAGTAAGAATGATAATTATGCAACAAGGTGAGGAAGTATGGGTCAAGAATCATCCTAATATAGGAGTCACATTTACATTTTCACTTACAAAATATAAGAATAATAAGATTAGATAA
- the pth gene encoding aminoacyl-tRNA hydrolase produces the protein MFLIVGLGNPGNEYENTRHNIGFKVIDNIAKEYNIEINRQKFKGMYGEGFINGKKVMLLKPTTYMNLSGESVREVVDFYNLSNDEILVIYDDISLEVGKLRIREKGSAGGHNGIKSIIAHLNSEIFSRIKVGVGQPNGDLVKHVLGKFTKEETAILSESVEASTKAAAEIIKSDVKTAMNQFNGFKASTTV, from the coding sequence ATGTTTTTAATAGTAGGTCTTGGAAACCCAGGAAATGAGTATGAGAATACAAGACATAATATTGGTTTTAAAGTTATTGATAATATCGCAAAAGAGTATAATATTGAAATAAACAGGCAAAAATTTAAAGGTATGTATGGAGAAGGTTTTATAAATGGAAAAAAGGTTATGCTTTTAAAGCCAACTACTTACATGAACTTAAGTGGTGAAAGTGTAAGAGAAGTAGTTGATTTTTATAACCTTAGCAATGATGAGATATTAGTTATATATGATGATATCAGTCTAGAAGTTGGCAAATTAAGAATAAGAGAAAAAGGAAGTGCTGGAGGGCATAATGGAATAAAGAGCATCATAGCGCATTTAAATAGTGAAATTTTCTCAAGGATAAAAGTAGGGGTAGGACAACCTAATGGAGATTTAGTAAAACATGTATTAGGTAAATTTACGAAAGAAGAAACTGCGATTCTAAGTGAAAGTGTAGAAGCGTCCACAAAGGCGGCAGCGGAAATAATTAAAAGTGATGTTAAGACAGCTATGAATCAGTTCAATGGATTCAAGGCGAGTACAACAGTTTAA
- the mfd gene encoding transcription-repair coupling factor, with the protein MRLKGLLEPLESSLEFQNIIQGIESKRYPIGIYGASESGRGYIISGIFENTNRSIVVVTQSDMEAKNLYEDLIFYTNEVYYFPVKEMVFYNIDAISGDLRWARLKVINEILNNKKKIIVTSIEAFAAKYTPRNLFLEYSMKFKEGDEVNLADISNKLIQSGYERVEMVEGKGQFSLRGGILDVFPTGSTYPYRVELFGDEIESIRTFNTESQRSIEKVKKIDIFPAKEVIVSEEMLEVGRNKLKEEFNKIAENDKDSERVEKLRKILNKNLELLEETSSFETIDSYLPYFTKETESLFDYFNNYFFIVDNVQRCKGKLESTYLEFEENFTAFSQRGDIFPGQGNLLINKEEVLESFEDEKIAFIEALTKVSGWLKPLSIINVAQTTLNNYQGQLDLLIDEILGKKNLGYKTLILSGTRARGERLVGTLRDRGIESVYKDTVDKIEYGEVAITFGNQLRGFEYPQYKVCIISDKEVFGAAKRKLKSSKAKKKGISKIKSFAELKPGDYVVHANHGIGVYKGIKQIDVGGHKRDYLDIVYDKGDKLYVPVDQLDLIQKYVGSEGKSPKVNKLGSSEWQKAKAKARKSINEIAEDLVKLYAMRSTVKGHKFSKDTEWQKQFEDEFPFEETPDQLTSLEEIKTDMESDKPMDRLLCGDVGYGKTEVAIRAAFKAVMDGKQVALLVPTTILAEQHYKNIKNRFSDFPIKIDMVSRFRTAKQQKEILQKVKEGNLDILIGTHRLVSKDIQFKDLGLLIVDEEQRFGVKQKEKIKGIKKNVDVLTLSATPIPRTLHMSLSGVRDISVIETPPEERYPVQTYVVEQNDQLIRDAILREIGRGGQVYFVYNRVEDIERMAKYVQALVPESKVGIAHGQMAERQLEKEMFDFMSEEYNVLVCTTIIETGMDIQNVNTIIIYDADKMGLSQLYQLRGRVGRSNRIAYAYLLYTKDKVLTEVAEKRLKALKDFTELGSGFKIAMRDLEIRGAGNMMGSSQHGHMASIGYDLYCRMLEDTVKLLKGEIQKEPIETTLDIKVDAFISENYIEDEIQKIEVYKKIAAIEGLDDYSDIKEELEDRYSKIPEPVYNLMDIAYIKSRAKSIFIEEIKETPKELLFKFAQGESEYKNIFKILMEKYKSSVVLKFGSNPYFAFKLKYIKKENKLEFLKDVFDDIIL; encoded by the coding sequence ATGAGATTAAAAGGGTTATTGGAGCCCTTGGAAAGTAGTTTAGAATTTCAAAACATAATACAAGGTATTGAAAGTAAAAGATACCCTATTGGTATATATGGTGCATCTGAATCAGGTCGAGGATACATTATAAGTGGAATATTTGAAAATACTAACAGATCAATTGTGGTTGTAACTCAAAGCGATATGGAAGCAAAAAATCTTTATGAAGATTTAATATTTTATACTAATGAGGTATATTATTTTCCAGTAAAGGAAATGGTTTTCTATAATATTGATGCTATTTCTGGAGATTTGAGATGGGCAAGATTAAAAGTAATAAATGAAATATTAAATAATAAGAAAAAAATAATAGTGACATCAATAGAAGCTTTTGCGGCAAAATATACTCCTCGTAATTTATTTTTAGAATATAGCATGAAATTTAAAGAAGGCGATGAAGTTAATCTTGCCGATATATCAAATAAATTAATTCAATCAGGTTATGAAAGAGTGGAAATGGTTGAGGGTAAAGGACAATTTTCACTTAGAGGAGGTATATTAGACGTATTTCCAACAGGTTCAACTTATCCATATAGAGTTGAACTTTTTGGCGATGAAATAGAATCCATAAGAACTTTTAATACAGAATCTCAACGAAGTATTGAGAAAGTTAAAAAGATAGATATTTTTCCTGCAAAAGAAGTAATAGTTTCAGAAGAGATGTTAGAGGTTGGAAGAAATAAACTTAAGGAAGAGTTTAATAAAATTGCTGAAAATGATAAAGACAGCGAAAGAGTAGAAAAACTAAGAAAAATATTAAATAAAAACTTAGAGCTATTAGAAGAGACTTCATCTTTTGAAACAATAGATAGTTATCTTCCTTACTTTACAAAGGAGACAGAAAGTCTTTTCGATTATTTTAATAATTATTTCTTTATAGTAGATAATGTTCAAAGATGTAAGGGGAAATTAGAATCAACTTATTTAGAGTTTGAGGAAAACTTCACAGCTTTTTCTCAAAGAGGAGATATATTTCCCGGGCAAGGAAATTTATTAATTAATAAAGAAGAAGTATTAGAATCATTTGAAGATGAAAAAATTGCTTTTATCGAAGCATTGACAAAAGTTTCTGGCTGGCTAAAGCCACTATCAATAATAAATGTAGCTCAAACAACATTAAATAACTATCAAGGTCAGCTAGATTTATTAATTGACGAAATATTAGGGAAAAAGAATTTAGGCTATAAGACACTAATTTTATCAGGAACTCGAGCTAGAGGGGAACGTTTAGTTGGAACATTAAGAGATAGAGGAATAGAAAGTGTCTATAAGGATACAGTTGATAAAATTGAGTATGGTGAAGTTGCAATAACTTTTGGTAATCAGTTGAGAGGATTTGAATATCCCCAATATAAAGTATGTATAATATCAGATAAAGAAGTATTTGGTGCGGCAAAGAGAAAATTAAAAAGTAGTAAAGCAAAGAAAAAGGGAATTTCTAAAATCAAGAGCTTTGCAGAATTAAAACCAGGAGATTACGTAGTACATGCAAATCATGGTATCGGAGTATACAAAGGAATTAAGCAAATAGATGTTGGAGGCCATAAAAGAGATTATTTAGATATTGTTTATGATAAAGGCGATAAATTATATGTTCCAGTAGATCAACTAGATTTAATTCAAAAATATGTTGGAAGTGAAGGGAAGTCACCTAAAGTCAATAAACTTGGAAGCTCTGAATGGCAAAAAGCAAAGGCAAAGGCAAGAAAATCAATAAATGAAATAGCTGAAGATTTAGTTAAGCTTTATGCAATGAGAAGTACTGTAAAGGGACATAAGTTTTCTAAGGACACTGAATGGCAAAAACAATTTGAAGATGAGTTTCCGTTTGAAGAAACTCCAGACCAATTAACCTCACTGGAAGAAATAAAGACAGATATGGAATCTGATAAACCTATGGATAGACTTTTATGTGGAGATGTTGGGTATGGCAAAACAGAAGTTGCCATAAGAGCCGCGTTTAAAGCTGTAATGGATGGAAAACAAGTTGCCCTTTTAGTTCCAACTACTATTTTAGCAGAGCAACATTATAAAAATATAAAAAATAGATTTTCAGATTTTCCAATAAAGATAGATATGGTTAGTAGGTTTAGGACAGCAAAACAACAGAAGGAAATACTTCAAAAGGTGAAGGAAGGTAATTTAGATATTTTAATAGGTACCCATAGATTAGTATCTAAAGACATTCAATTTAAAGATCTAGGCTTATTAATAGTAGACGAAGAGCAAAGATTTGGAGTTAAACAAAAAGAGAAAATTAAAGGGATTAAGAAAAATGTTGATGTTTTAACTCTAAGTGCAACTCCAATTCCTAGAACCCTTCATATGTCACTAAGCGGGGTTAGAGATATTTCGGTTATAGAAACACCGCCGGAAGAAAGGTATCCTGTTCAAACATATGTTGTTGAGCAGAATGATCAGCTCATAAGAGACGCAATTCTTAGGGAGATAGGTAGAGGCGGCCAAGTTTACTTTGTATACAATAGAGTGGAAGATATAGAAAGGATGGCTAAGTATGTTCAAGCGCTAGTTCCAGAGAGTAAGGTTGGAATTGCTCATGGTCAAATGGCAGAAAGACAACTTGAGAAGGAAATGTTTGACTTTATGTCAGAAGAGTATAACGTATTAGTCTGCACTACTATAATAGAAACTGGAATGGATATTCAAAATGTAAATACTATAATAATATATGATGCAGATAAGATGGGACTTTCTCAGTTATATCAGCTTAGAGGTAGAGTTGGTAGATCAAATAGAATTGCATATGCGTATTTGCTGTATACTAAGGATAAAGTGTTAACAGAAGTTGCTGAAAAAAGGCTTAAGGCATTAAAGGATTTCACTGAATTGGGCTCTGGTTTTAAAATAGCTATGAGAGATTTGGAAATTAGAGGTGCAGGTAATATGATGGGATCTTCTCAACATGGACATATGGCCTCTATAGGATATGATCTGTATTGCAGAATGCTTGAAGATACTGTTAAACTTCTTAAAGGTGAAATTCAAAAAGAACCTATAGAAACAACCTTAGATATAAAGGTAGATGCCTTTATATCAGAAAATTATATAGAAGATGAAATTCAAAAAATTGAAGTTTATAAGAAAATTGCTGCAATTGAGGGATTAGACGATTATAGTGATATCAAAGAAGAACTAGAAGATAGATACTCTAAGATACCAGAACCTGTATATAATTTAATGGATATTGCTTATATAAAGAGTAGAGCTAAATCTATATTCATTGAAGAGATAAAAGAAACCCCAAAAGAATTATTGTTCAAGTTTGCACAAGGTGAAAGTGAATATAAAAATATATTTAAAATATTGATGGAAAAATATAAGAGTAGTGTAGTATTAAAATTTGGTTCAAACCCTTATTTCGCATTTAAATTAAAATATATTAAGAAAGAAAATAAATTGGAGTTTCTGAAGGACGTTTTTGATGACATAATATTGTAA
- a CDS encoding peptidylprolyl isomerase has product MKKLKKFVAAVAMVTIAVSAMGCKMIEKTPEAIQKTVLATVGNEKITKGDLDKEMEKYTAQLKQQYGDNYESNAQVKDQLQQAKKQELDNLVTQKVVLQKATELNLKPSDDDINKQVDDQIAQIKSQYSEEGQFESVLEQNGLTEDQLKDAIKNNVIMQAVQQDIVKDIEVTDDDVQTYYNENKDSKYTQGAGANASHILIAEKASDGSIDYDASLTKANAIKAKLDSGADFAKLAKDNSTDAATKDNGGSLGFVAYNSTQLVTEFMDGFKNLKEGEVSAPVKSQFGYHIIKATGLKDSQVTPFEQVKDQIKSSLLQQKQQDALSAKITEWKTDLKVKTYEDKL; this is encoded by the coding sequence TTGAAAAAATTAAAAAAATTTGTTGCAGCTGTAGCTATGGTGACAATTGCGGTATCAGCTATGGGTTGCAAAATGATTGAGAAAACACCAGAAGCGATACAGAAAACAGTTCTTGCAACAGTTGGAAATGAAAAAATAACAAAAGGTGATTTAGATAAAGAAATGGAAAAGTATACTGCACAACTAAAGCAGCAGTATGGAGATAATTATGAAAGTAATGCTCAAGTTAAAGATCAGTTGCAACAAGCAAAAAAACAGGAATTAGACAACTTAGTAACTCAAAAAGTAGTATTACAAAAGGCTACTGAGTTAAATCTTAAGCCATCTGATGATGATATAAATAAGCAAGTTGATGATCAGATAGCTCAAATTAAATCTCAATATTCAGAAGAAGGACAATTTGAAAGTGTTTTAGAGCAAAATGGATTGACTGAAGATCAGCTAAAAGATGCTATAAAAAATAATGTTATAATGCAGGCTGTTCAACAAGATATAGTGAAAGATATAGAAGTTACTGATGACGATGTTCAAACATATTATAATGAAAATAAGGATTCAAAATATACACAAGGAGCTGGAGCGAATGCATCACATATTCTAATAGCTGAAAAGGCTAGTGATGGATCAATAGATTATGATGCATCATTAACAAAAGCTAACGCTATAAAAGCAAAATTAGATTCTGGAGCTGATTTTGCGAAATTAGCTAAGGATAACTCAACAGATGCAGCAACAAAAGATAATGGTGGTAGTTTAGGATTTGTAGCATACAACTCAACACAATTAGTTACTGAATTTATGGATGGGTTTAAGAATTTGAAAGAAGGGGAAGTTTCAGCACCAGTAAAGAGTCAGTTTGGATATCATATAATTAAGGCTACTGGATTAAAAGACTCACAAGTAACTCCTTTCGAACAAGTTAAGGATCAAATAAAATCATCATTATTACAACAAAAGCAACAAGATGCTTTAAGTGCTAAGATTACAGAATGGAAAACAGACCTAAAAGTAAAAACTTATGAAGATAAATTATAA
- the spoVT gene encoding stage V sporulation protein T, which produces MKATGIVRRIDDLGRVVIPKEIRRTLRIREGDPLEIFTDRDGGVILKKYSPIEELTNFSKEYCESLQQVIGHVVLIADKDAFVSVSGAPKKDYIERKVSSELEKIMDGRKTVLLNKADNAVIPLHNDDDETEYTSQVISPIIAEGDEIGAVIILSKEDGELGEVETKLVETAAAFLGKQMEQ; this is translated from the coding sequence ATGAAGGCAACAGGAATTGTTAGAAGAATTGATGATTTAGGAAGAGTAGTAATACCAAAGGAAATAAGGAGAACTTTAAGAATAAGAGAAGGGGATCCTTTAGAAATTTTTACTGATAGAGATGGTGGAGTAATTTTAAAAAAATATTCGCCAATTGAAGAACTTACTAACTTTTCAAAAGAATATTGTGAAAGCTTGCAACAAGTTATAGGTCATGTAGTACTAATAGCTGATAAAGATGCATTTGTTTCAGTAAGCGGAGCACCAAAAAAAGACTATATAGAAAGAAAAGTAAGCAGTGAGCTAGAAAAGATAATGGACGGAAGAAAAACTGTATTATTAAATAAAGCTGATAACGCAGTAATACCATTACATAATGATGACGATGAAACAGAGTATACTAGTCAAGTTATATCACCAATCATAGCTGAAGGTGATGAAATAGGAGCTGTAATTATTCTTTCAAAAGAAGATGGAGAGCTTGGTGAAGTTGAAACAAAACTAGTTGAGACAGCAGCAGCATTCTTAGGCAAACAAATGGAGCAATAA
- a CDS encoding putative polysaccharide biosynthesis protein: MKKQSLIRGSIILGVAGILTRFLGLFFRWPLIMLIGDEGIGYYQMSYPLYMFFIAMASGVPVAISKMISEKNATNDIYGSFEVMKESAILMTIIGTGTTLALFFFAKPIVSFLKWDSKAYYSLIGISFAPIVISFVTIFRGFFQGLQNMTPSAISQIIEQIGRVIFGVGLAVFLLPRGIEYSAGGAAFGATAGAVLGGAYLYSNYKRVKKRYAIKRIKSNPEILNTILKIAIPISLGTTVSSIMNLIDSILVPQKLLDAGFTNVQSTVLYAQLTGKASVIVNIPLTLSMAICTSLIPIIAENFILKKQKELKSKIDASMKMASVIAIPCTFGLFFLAEPVMKFIFPGRFEGIEILKYLSLTIPFIIITQTTTAILQGTGHYIKPVINLLIGCLIKIVLTWVLVPMQMFNIYGAVLASFGAYLTVSILNIMMMKFTLRVRLNLYEILIKPCYASSIMMLIVLISYNILYKNTISNGISCLTSIFLGMIVYIIMIIVFKVFNVEEIRDRFKRK; encoded by the coding sequence ATGAAAAAACAATCCCTAATAAGAGGGAGCATAATTCTTGGAGTTGCAGGAATATTAACAAGATTTTTAGGTCTATTCTTTAGATGGCCACTAATAATGTTAATTGGAGATGAGGGAATTGGATATTATCAAATGTCATACCCGTTGTATATGTTTTTTATAGCTATGGCTTCTGGAGTTCCAGTTGCAATTTCTAAGATGATATCAGAAAAGAATGCAACAAATGATATATATGGAAGCTTTGAAGTAATGAAAGAATCTGCTATTTTAATGACAATAATAGGGACAGGCACAACTTTAGCATTATTCTTTTTTGCAAAACCAATAGTATCATTTTTGAAGTGGGATTCAAAAGCGTATTACTCATTAATCGGAATATCATTTGCACCAATTGTAATATCCTTTGTAACTATATTTAGAGGATTCTTTCAAGGGCTGCAAAATATGACTCCGTCAGCTATATCACAGATAATAGAGCAGATTGGTAGAGTCATATTCGGTGTTGGACTTGCTGTATTTTTACTACCTAGAGGCATAGAGTACTCAGCAGGCGGTGCAGCATTTGGAGCAACTGCAGGAGCTGTTCTTGGAGGAGCTTATTTATACTCGAATTATAAAAGAGTAAAGAAACGTTATGCCATTAAAAGAATAAAAAGTAATCCAGAAATATTAAATACTATATTAAAGATTGCAATACCAATATCATTAGGTACTACAGTATCAAGCATCATGAATTTAATAGATTCCATTTTAGTACCACAAAAACTATTAGATGCAGGATTTACAAATGTACAATCAACTGTATTGTATGCGCAATTAACAGGGAAAGCGTCTGTAATTGTAAATATTCCATTAACTCTTTCTATGGCTATTTGTACATCTCTAATTCCTATCATAGCTGAGAATTTTATACTTAAGAAACAGAAGGAACTAAAAAGTAAAATAGATGCATCTATGAAAATGGCATCAGTAATTGCTATTCCGTGTACTTTTGGGTTATTCTTTTTAGCTGAACCAGTAATGAAGTTTATATTTCCTGGTAGGTTTGAAGGAATAGAGATATTAAAATATTTATCATTAACAATTCCTTTTATAATAATTACTCAAACAACAACAGCAATACTACAAGGAACAGGGCATTATATAAAACCTGTTATTAACCTCTTGATTGGATGTTTGATTAAAATTGTATTAACATGGGTATTAGTTCCTATGCAAATGTTTAACATATATGGTGCTGTTTTGGCGAGCTTTGGAGCTTATTTAACAGTAAGTATTTTAAATATAATGATGATGAAATTTACACTAAGAGTAAGACTTAACTTATACGAAATATTAATAAAACCTTGCTATGCATCGAGTATTATGATGTTAATTGTATTAATAAGTTATAATATTTTATATAAGAATACAATTAGTAATGGAATATCTTGCTTGACATCTATATTTTTGGGTATGATAGTATATATTATAATGATAATTGTATTTAAGGTATTTAATGTTGAAGAAATAAGAGATAGATTTAAAAGAAAGTAA
- the mazG gene encoding nucleoside triphosphate pyrophosphohydrolase: MIKIVGLGPGSKDALTIGTINELEASKHIFLRTEKHPTVDYLKEKNIVFDTYDNIYDSTDNFDEVYLNIAKDIINKHKNMTDLIYAVPGHPLVAEKSVFNLIELCKENGIEYKVIPAVSFIDAMIESLKIDPIEGLKVIDSFDINNQILDKRIGTIVTQVYNQLIASEVKLRLLECYNDETEIYYVRAAGIEGQESIRKIPLFELDMQEDIDYLTSIYIPKDFKNKKDFNDFLDIIEVLRGEDGCPWDREQTHKSLKKALIEESYEVIDAIDQEDDNSLIEELGDVLLQVVFHASIGKEDGYFDIGDVIEGICNKMISRHPHVFKDADGLNSSEDVLIKWDELKKKEKGYNSVVDEMKGITKGLPALLRAHKIQEKASKVGFDFENIDFAVSKVKEELKEVIDVYNTENVEKIEEEVGDLIFSCVNIARFLKVDEEIALNCTIDKFIKRFQYIERAAKDKNIELTSMTLDEMNELWEISKNLG; this comes from the coding sequence ATGATTAAGATAGTGGGATTAGGACCAGGAAGTAAGGATGCATTGACAATAGGAACAATAAATGAGCTCGAAGCAAGCAAACATATATTTCTAAGAACAGAAAAGCATCCAACAGTAGATTACCTGAAGGAAAAAAATATCGTATTTGATACTTATGATAATATTTATGATAGTACAGATAATTTTGATGAAGTATACTTAAATATCGCAAAAGACATAATTAATAAACATAAGAATATGACTGATTTAATTTATGCAGTTCCAGGCCATCCACTGGTTGCAGAAAAATCAGTATTTAACTTAATAGAACTATGTAAAGAAAATGGAATAGAATATAAAGTTATACCAGCAGTAAGTTTTATCGATGCAATGATTGAAAGCCTTAAGATTGATCCTATAGAGGGGCTAAAGGTTATAGACTCTTTTGATATAAATAATCAAATTTTAGACAAAAGAATAGGAACAATTGTTACTCAGGTATACAATCAATTGATAGCATCAGAAGTTAAATTAAGATTGCTAGAATGCTATAATGATGAAACAGAGATTTATTATGTAAGAGCAGCCGGAATAGAAGGACAGGAAAGCATAAGAAAGATACCTTTATTTGAACTGGATATGCAGGAAGACATAGATTATTTAACATCTATTTATATACCAAAGGATTTTAAAAATAAAAAAGACTTTAATGATTTTTTAGATATAATAGAAGTTTTGAGAGGTGAAGATGGATGTCCGTGGGATAGAGAACAAACCCATAAGTCTCTTAAGAAAGCTTTAATAGAAGAAAGCTATGAGGTAATAGATGCGATAGATCAAGAAGATGATAATTCGTTAATCGAAGAATTAGGAGATGTACTTCTTCAAGTTGTTTTTCATGCATCTATTGGAAAAGAGGATGGATATTTCGATATAGGAGATGTTATAGAAGGAATTTGTAATAAAATGATAAGTAGGCATCCTCATGTGTTTAAAGATGCTGATGGATTGAATTCCTCGGAAGATGTACTAATAAAGTGGGATGAGTTGAAGAAAAAGGAAAAGGGATATAATAGTGTTGTGGACGAAATGAAAGGTATAACAAAAGGGTTACCTGCACTTTTAAGAGCACATAAGATCCAAGAAAAAGCAAGTAAGGTTGGATTTGACTTTGAAAATATAGATTTTGCTGTAAGTAAGGTAAAAGAAGAGTTAAAAGAAGTAATTGATGTATATAATACAGAAAATGTGGAGAAAATAGAAGAAGAAGTCGGAGATTTAATATTTTCATGTGTAAATATTGCAAGGTTTCTGAAAGTAGATGAGGAAATAGCATTAAATTGTACTATAGACAAGTTTATAAAAAGATTTCAGTATATTGAAAGAGCAGCTAAAGATAAGAATATTGAATTAACAAGTATGACTTTAGATGAAATGAATGAACTATGGGAAATTTCGAAAAATTTAGGTTGA